One genomic window of Polyangium aurulentum includes the following:
- a CDS encoding CotH kinase family protein has translation MNDNRFLRCVLPIVAVVAVPLAGCGETDPSATTDTGAGGSGAAGGGGTGGSAKEEPDYASAFPQDRVPRIDITIAPDKWQAMVDDMGDMIGAFGGQAGPPDSGGMPGGPGGFMPPQEWIDACNGLAASDACKVSINGTETEGTCTDLSGGLTCLPAGGPGGPGGPGGGGGVDLLPKTPIYVECDVATEDRQWRHVGIRFKGNSSLAMAWQQGVWKLPLRLNFDKFEDDYPEIKNQRFHGFDALSLSNGSMDPSLMREKIGTEVFVGAGIPAPATAFYRVFIDHGEGPTYFGLYTGVEIPSDEAFLDTHFGGHKGNLYKPDGTGARWQTWDPDTLGKENHEDEADFSDAQALFDALHADRTDAAAWRAGLEAHLDVNGFLHWLALNTVVEDWDQYGRMPHNYYFYSDPNNLGRFTWIPWDHSFAFPASSGGPGGGFGQAMSLSHAEVTEQWPLIRYLLDDPVYLEVYRGFVAQAAQKTYEPVAMEARFKAAHDLIAPYVVGPEGEIAGYTFLSSPTAFDDALAGVIDHAKGRQADVADYLGP, from the coding sequence ATGAACGACAACCGGTTTCTGCGCTGCGTATTGCCAATCGTCGCCGTCGTCGCCGTGCCCCTCGCGGGCTGTGGCGAAACCGATCCGAGCGCCACGACCGATACGGGCGCGGGGGGGAGCGGCGCCGCGGGAGGCGGCGGCACGGGCGGCAGCGCCAAGGAAGAGCCCGATTATGCCAGCGCTTTCCCGCAGGATCGGGTTCCCCGCATCGATATCACCATCGCGCCGGACAAGTGGCAGGCGATGGTCGACGACATGGGTGACATGATCGGCGCGTTCGGCGGGCAGGCTGGACCCCCCGACAGCGGAGGGATGCCGGGCGGGCCCGGGGGATTCATGCCGCCGCAGGAGTGGATCGACGCCTGCAATGGGCTCGCGGCGTCCGACGCGTGCAAGGTCTCGATCAATGGCACCGAGACCGAGGGAACGTGCACGGACCTCTCCGGTGGGCTGACCTGCCTGCCTGCCGGTGGTCCGGGCGGGCCCGGCGGACCGGGCGGTGGGGGCGGCGTCGACCTGCTTCCGAAGACGCCGATCTACGTCGAATGCGACGTGGCCACCGAGGATCGGCAATGGCGCCACGTCGGCATCCGCTTCAAGGGCAACTCGAGCCTGGCCATGGCCTGGCAACAGGGGGTCTGGAAGCTGCCGCTGCGCCTCAACTTCGACAAGTTCGAGGACGATTACCCCGAGATCAAGAATCAGCGGTTTCATGGGTTCGACGCGCTGAGCCTCTCGAACGGATCCATGGATCCCTCGCTCATGCGCGAAAAGATCGGCACCGAGGTGTTCGTCGGCGCGGGGATTCCTGCGCCCGCGACCGCTTTCTACCGGGTCTTCATCGATCACGGGGAAGGGCCGACCTATTTCGGTCTGTACACCGGGGTCGAGATTCCGTCGGACGAGGCGTTCCTCGACACCCATTTCGGCGGCCACAAGGGCAACCTCTACAAGCCCGACGGCACCGGCGCGCGGTGGCAGACCTGGGATCCCGACACCCTCGGCAAGGAAAACCACGAGGACGAGGCCGATTTCTCGGACGCGCAGGCGCTCTTCGACGCGCTCCACGCCGACCGGACCGACGCCGCAGCCTGGCGCGCCGGGCTCGAGGCGCACCTCGACGTCAACGGCTTCTTGCACTGGCTCGCGCTGAACACGGTGGTCGAGGACTGGGACCAGTACGGCCGCATGCCGCACAACTATTACTTCTACTCGGACCCGAACAATCTCGGTCGATTCACGTGGATCCCCTGGGATCATAGCTTCGCGTTCCCCGCCTCCTCCGGTGGACCGGGTGGAGGGTTCGGGCAGGCGATGTCCCTGTCGCACGCCGAGGTGACCGAGCAATGGCCGCTCATCCGCTATCTCCTCGACGATCCGGTCTACCTCGAGGTTTACCGCGGTTTCGTTGCGCAGGCCGCGCAGAAGACCTACGAGCCCGTCGCCATGGAGGCGCGGTTCAAGGCGGCGCACGACCTCATCGCGCCGTACGTCGTCGGGCCGGAGGGCGAGATCGCGGGTTACACGTTCCTCTCGTCGCCCACCGCCTTCGACGACGCCCTCGCCGGGGTGATCGACCACGCGAAGGGGCGTCAGGCGGACGTGGCCGATTATCTCGGGCCTTGA
- a CDS encoding DUF4956 domain-containing protein, with translation MIELLEPFAQGGAFEWRRALVSLLLAFGLGQAIALVYMATFRGLSYSRSTVHGMAMGSVITCMLMLAVGNSIAAGIGIAGGLSAIRFRTSLREPRDIIFIFAALGVGMASGAQAYGAAILGTAIFGAGFGLLHFTGYGARRQPDGLLRFTAPAGPEAEQAIARILRSHCRTFALVTLREAAQGTVMEHAYQISVQSPALRSPLVTSLQAVPGVQDVALLLQEPTLDL, from the coding sequence ATGATCGAACTGCTCGAACCGTTTGCCCAGGGGGGCGCTTTCGAATGGCGGAGGGCGCTCGTCTCCCTCCTGCTCGCCTTCGGGCTCGGCCAGGCGATTGCGCTCGTGTACATGGCCACCTTCCGCGGGCTTTCGTACTCGCGGTCCACCGTGCATGGCATGGCGATGGGCAGCGTCATCACGTGCATGCTCATGCTCGCGGTGGGCAACAGCATCGCCGCGGGAATCGGGATCGCCGGGGGTCTGTCGGCGATCCGGTTCCGCACCTCGCTGCGCGAGCCGCGGGACATCATCTTCATCTTCGCGGCCCTGGGCGTGGGTATGGCGAGCGGCGCCCAGGCCTATGGCGCGGCCATTTTGGGGACCGCGATCTTCGGCGCCGGATTCGGTCTCCTCCACTTCACGGGCTACGGCGCGCGCCGCCAGCCTGACGGGCTGCTCCGCTTCACGGCGCCCGCCGGCCCGGAAGCGGAGCAGGCCATTGCCAGGATATTACGCTCGCATTGCCGTACCTTCGCCCTCGTCACGCTGCGCGAGGCGGCGCAGGGGACGGTCATGGAGCACGCGTACCAGATCAGCGTCCAGTCGCCCGCGCTTCGCTCCCCGCTCGTCACGAGCCTCCAGGCCGTCCCGGGAGTGCAGGACGTCGCCTTGCTGCTGCAGGAGCCGACGCTCGACCTTTAG
- a CDS encoding HlyD family secretion protein, translating to MKTMDRMQSALQRVAPGICLVATLGAAAWLHFGGDQRGHVVGFAQATPEAIAPTEIARVVSIGVGVGDEVLPGQIIAQLDTTAIDAEIAVAKADKTRLEAEVRAEEAVLAQKLDVDLEALEREQARQREEQLRVSAEAKALDDEMSRVKQLVEDRQAVFGELAQLDLQRATVTALASEKPRTLGLLAKQIKAAEQRRKTAKQEGSATAAKLEADLLVAERNIELLQQRRAGYVLRATGRGRVAAVDKQPGEVAGPGEPVVRLVSTGERVVACVPEGIALGIREGDDARLWIRGQSGDALRGKTVALGPLVSELPARCWTNPKMPMWGREITVALSAPIDVLAGQAFDVVFEPAAAPPQPLPAVTPMAAPTSSPTSLRAAGPLPVTLPPSLANRTRFEPSGLVTRASEGRYLVVSDDTGRDEDEGKPWLFAMSTTGAIDAEPVQIDGVAELSDVEAIAAGDAGEIYLLSSQSFSKKGKRKPARTALLRLRQEGRGFRVDGEVHLAELLDADPARAHALGLPNGTRSLDIEGLAFRQGALHLGLKAPLDAQGNAMIWQIASPGALFAARPDAVKAAARKDSSASGRLAEAGASLWARARVDVELAGKSTPGGISDLQFLPDGSLAITSTPSTADGDAGALWRVDAPQAGALAPLLVRRFPGLKPEGIAPSLAPGRLMIVFDAGSSAPLFEEVPWAP from the coding sequence ATGAAGACCATGGATCGAATGCAGTCGGCCCTCCAGCGGGTCGCCCCAGGAATCTGCCTCGTGGCCACCCTCGGCGCCGCGGCGTGGCTGCACTTCGGCGGCGACCAGCGCGGGCATGTCGTCGGATTCGCGCAGGCAACGCCCGAGGCGATCGCCCCGACCGAGATTGCCCGGGTGGTCTCGATCGGCGTGGGCGTCGGTGACGAGGTCCTGCCCGGGCAGATCATCGCGCAGCTCGACACGACCGCGATCGACGCCGAGATTGCCGTCGCCAAGGCGGACAAGACGCGGCTCGAGGCGGAGGTGCGCGCGGAGGAAGCGGTCCTCGCGCAGAAGCTCGACGTGGATCTGGAGGCGCTCGAGCGCGAGCAGGCGCGGCAGCGCGAGGAGCAGCTCCGCGTGAGCGCCGAGGCGAAGGCGCTCGACGACGAGATGTCGAGGGTCAAGCAGCTCGTGGAGGACCGACAGGCGGTGTTCGGCGAGCTGGCTCAGCTCGATCTGCAGCGCGCCACCGTCACCGCGCTTGCCTCGGAGAAACCGCGCACGTTGGGCCTGCTCGCCAAGCAGATCAAGGCGGCGGAGCAGCGCCGCAAGACGGCGAAGCAGGAGGGCTCCGCGACGGCGGCGAAGCTCGAAGCAGACCTGCTCGTCGCGGAGCGGAACATCGAGCTATTGCAGCAGCGGCGCGCGGGGTACGTGCTGCGCGCGACCGGGCGCGGACGCGTGGCCGCCGTCGACAAGCAGCCTGGCGAGGTCGCAGGTCCCGGTGAGCCCGTGGTGCGTCTGGTGAGCACGGGCGAGCGCGTCGTCGCCTGCGTCCCGGAGGGCATCGCGCTCGGCATTCGCGAGGGGGACGATGCCCGGCTCTGGATTCGTGGGCAGAGCGGAGACGCGCTCAGGGGCAAGACCGTCGCGCTCGGCCCGCTCGTCTCGGAGCTGCCTGCCCGCTGCTGGACGAACCCGAAAATGCCCATGTGGGGTCGCGAGATCACCGTCGCGCTCTCCGCGCCGATCGACGTCCTCGCGGGTCAGGCTTTCGATGTCGTGTTCGAGCCGGCCGCCGCGCCGCCGCAGCCATTGCCTGCAGTGACGCCGATGGCGGCGCCGACCTCATCGCCCACGAGCCTTCGCGCTGCCGGCCCGCTGCCCGTGACACTGCCGCCGTCGCTCGCGAACCGCACGCGATTCGAGCCGTCCGGGCTCGTCACGCGCGCGAGCGAGGGGCGCTATCTCGTGGTCAGCGACGACACGGGCCGCGACGAAGACGAGGGCAAGCCGTGGCTGTTCGCGATGTCTACGACCGGCGCGATCGATGCGGAGCCGGTGCAGATCGACGGCGTCGCGGAGCTGTCGGACGTCGAGGCGATCGCGGCCGGCGACGCTGGCGAGATCTATCTGCTCTCGTCGCAGAGCTTCAGCAAGAAGGGCAAGCGCAAGCCTGCGCGGACGGCGCTCTTGCGACTGCGCCAGGAGGGCCGAGGCTTTCGCGTCGACGGCGAGGTTCATCTCGCGGAGCTGCTCGATGCGGATCCGGCCCGCGCTCATGCGCTGGGGCTCCCCAATGGAACACGCTCGCTCGACATCGAGGGGCTCGCGTTTCGACAAGGCGCGCTCCATCTCGGCTTGAAGGCTCCGCTCGATGCGCAGGGGAACGCGATGATCTGGCAGATCGCATCGCCGGGAGCGCTCTTCGCAGCGCGCCCCGACGCGGTGAAGGCCGCAGCGCGCAAGGACAGCTCGGCCTCGGGACGCCTCGCGGAAGCCGGAGCATCGCTCTGGGCGCGCGCGCGTGTGGACGTCGAGCTCGCGGGGAAGAGCACGCCGGGGGGCATCTCCGATCTGCAGTTTTTGCCCGACGGATCGCTCGCGATCACGTCCACGCCCTCGACCGCGGATGGCGACGCGGGCGCACTCTGGCGCGTCGATGCTCCGCAGGCGGGCGCCCTCGCGCCGCTCCTCGTGCGACGGTTCCCCGGGCTGAAGCCGGAGGGGATCGCGCCGTCGCTCGCGCCAGGTAGGTTGATGATCGTCTTCGACGCAGGCAGCAGCGCCCCGCTGTTCGAGGAGGTGCCGTGGGCCCCGTGA